The Alosa sapidissima isolate fAloSap1 chromosome 5, fAloSap1.pri, whole genome shotgun sequence genome has a window encoding:
- the pacs1a gene encoding phosphofurin acidic cluster sorting protein 1a isoform X2, with translation MTEKGGLPRSGAAPGPHLQPFKPVTMSSTRPVQMNLYATWEVDRSSPNCVPRIFSITLKKLVMLKELDRDLTSVVIAVKLQGSKRILRSNEILLSSAGLTETDLQLTFSLQYPHFLKRDANRLQIMLQRRKRYKNRTILGYKTLALGLINMAEVMQHPSEGARVLGLHTTVKDTALPVAEIRVYSLSSQPIDHEGPKTKLSDRSPDIDYSEEEEESDSSEQEGSDDPLQYPFDDEDEVRKKKPRHKLTTAASITRANPNIKQKFVSLLKRFKVFDEVGFGLDHVSQEQIQDVEEDLDDLYDSLEMYNPSDSGPEMDDTDSIISTPKPKLRPFFEGLSQSSSQTEFGSLNSRCSHGRDTLSTMDCRLKRSSSGHLDDNSESDALELTELEVLADVTPCITLSVAERPRTPLKNQSISSPRLDGDRTPRQRRGTPMRERQLSKPLSERTNSSDSERSPDLNLTPQMPRKIVYDQLNQILLSDSALPESLILVNGTDWQGQYVSEALQAQSLAVVSTCSTSEIQAALSALLSRIQKFCNCNSTTPKPVKVVAVGGQSYLGAILRFFVSELASKTSDWLGHIRILVVPLGSHPVAKHLASLDNRYSSSFQDSGWRELFSRAESPHTGALSQPPTHTGALSQPPTHTGALSQPPTHTDVESVDVVGRISQYISGACVTHQLPIAEAMLTCKPNTHEEDSCQKFVPFVGMVKVGLVEPSPVFTGGDCEESLSVCLSVPSTSPPAHGSAGSPLKDAVTPPPSPSLSGLAVMGSPIMAHGMDAIGLQVDYWAATAPDKRKEGERREAGTKNTLKSAFRSLQVSRLPSSSSAELQHLANTMAMTVVTKEKNKKVPTIFLGKKPKERDIESRSQVIEGITRLICSSKQQQTSLRVSVDGLEWNDVKFFQLAAQWPTHVKYLPVGLFGYSKPTS, from the exons ATGACGGAGAAAGGAGGGCTCCCGCGGAGTGGAGCGGCTCCAGGACCGCACCTGCAACCGTTCAAGCCTGTCACAATGTCTTCTACTCGGCCGGTGCAGATGAACCTATATGCCACCTGGGAAGTTGACCGGTCATCTCCTAATTGTGTACCCAG GATCTTCAGCATCACTTTGAAGAAGCTTGTGATGTTGAAAGAGCTGGATCGTGATCTCACATCAGTTGTCATTGCCGTCAAACTTCAg GGTTCAAAACGAATTCTGCGCTCCAATGAAATCCTTTTGTCCTCAGCTGGTTTGACTGAGACTGATCTGCAGTTGACTTTCTCCTTACAG TATCCTCACTTCCTCAAGAGAGATGCCAATAGACTCCAGATAATGTTGCAGCGGCGCAAGAGGTACAAGAACCGCACCATTCTGGGCTATAAGACCCTCGCTCTGGGCCTCATCAACATGGCAGAG GTGATGCAGCATCCCTCTGAGGGGGCTCGCGTTCTGGGCCTGCACACCACGGTGAAGGACACCGCTCTGCCCGTGGCGGAGATCCGGGTGTACTCCCTGTCCAGTCAACCTATCGATCACGAGGGTCCCAAAACCAAGCTATCAG ACCGCTCCCCAGACATCGACTactctgaggaagaggaggagagtgactCATCTGAACAGGAAGGCAGCGATGACCCGCTCCAG TACCCTtttgatgatgaggatgaggtgAGGAAGAAAAAGCCAAGACACAAACTGACCACAGCTGCATCAATCACGCGAGCAAAT CCTAACATCAAGCAAAAGTTTGTGTCCTTGCTGAAAAGGTTCAAGGTGTTTGATGAG GTGGGCTTTGGCCTGGACCACGTGTCTCAGGAGCAGATCCAGGATGTGGAGGAGGACCTGGACGACCTTTACGACAGCCTGGAGATGTACAACCCCAGCGATAGCGGCCCAGAGATGGATGATACAGACAGCATCATCAGTACACCCAAGCCAAAGCTCAG ACCGTTCTTTGAGGGCTTGTCCCAGTCCAGCTCTCAGACTGAGTTTGGCAGCCTGAACAGCAGATGCAGCCATGGCAGGGACACCCTGAGCACA ATGGACTGTAGATTGAAGCGGTCCAGCAGCGGACACCTGGACGATAACTCCGAGTCAGATGCGCTG GAGCTTACAGAGCTGGAGGTTCTGGCTGATGTCACCCCCTGCATAACCCTGTCAGTAGCTGAAAGGCCACGGACTCCTCTGAAGAATCAGAGCATATCTTCTCCTAG ACTGGACGGGGACCGCACGCCCAGGCAGCGGCGTGGGACGCCCATGCGGGAGCGGCAGCTGTCCAAGCCCCTGAGTGAGCGCACCAACAGCTCCGACAGCGAGAGGTCGCCGGACCTCAACCTCACACCACAG ATGCCGAGGAAGATTGTGTACGACCAGCTGAATCAGATCCTGCTGTCAGACAGCGCCCTGCCAGAGAGCCTGATCCTGGTCAACGGCACTGACTGGCAGGGACAG TATGTGTCCGAGGCCCTGCAGGCCCAGAGTCTGGCGGTGGTGAGCACCTGCTCCACATCTGAGATCCAGGCTGCCCTCTCCGCGCTGCTCAGCCGTATTCAGAAGTT CTGTAATTGTAACTCCACCACGCCCAAGCCAGTGAAGGTGGTGGCAGTTGGTGGACAGAGCTATCTGGGGGCCATCCTCCGCTTCTTTGTCTCTGAGCTGGCCAGCAAAACGTCCGACTGGCTTGGTCACATCAGGATCCTGGTAGTTCCTCTGG GCTCTCACCCCGTGGCCAAGCACCTGGCCTCGCTGGATAATCGCTACAGCTCCTCCTTCCAGGACTCTGGCTGGCGGGAGCTGTTCAGCCGCGCAGAGTCCCCTCACACAG GTGCGCTCTCCCAACCACCTACTCACACAGGTGCGCTCTCCCAACCACCTACTCACACAGGTGCGCTCTCCCAACCACCTACTCAC ACAGATGTGGAGAGTGTGGATGTGGTGGGGAGGATCAGCCAGTACATCAGTGGCGCCTGCGTCACTCACCAGCTCCCCATCGCTGAGGCCATGCTCACCTGCAAGCCCAACAC ACATGAAGAGGATTCCTGCCAGAAGTTTGTGCCATTTGTTGGT ATGGTGAAGGTTGGGCTTGTTGAGCCGAGTCCAGTGTTTACAG gcgGAGACTGTGAGGAgagcctgtctgtgtgtctgtctgtgccctcCACCTCACCCCCGGCACACGGATCAGCCGGCTCCCCCTTGAAGGATGCTGTAACCCCAcccccttctccttctctcagcGGATTGGCTGTTATGGG GAGCCCGATCATGGCTCACGGGATGGACGCCATTGGCCTGCAGGTGGACTACTGGGCCGCTACGGCGCCAGACAAGCGCAAGGAGGGCGAGCGACGCGAGGCGGGCACCAAGAACACCCTGAAGAGCGCCTTCCGCTCGCTGCAGGTCAGCCGGCTGCCCAGCTCGTCCTCGGCCGAGCTCCAGCACCTGGCCAACACCATGGCCATGACGGTGGTCACCAAGGAGAAGAACAAGAAAG TCCCCACCATATTTCTTGGGAAGAAGCCAAAGGAGAGAGACATCGAGTCCAGGAGCCAAGTTATCGAAGGCATCACCAGACTTATATGCTCCTCCAAACAACAGCAGACCAGCCTGCGAG TGTCTGTAGATGGCCTGGAGTGGAACGACGTGAAGTTCTTCCAGCTGGCCGCCCAGTGGCCCACGCATGTGAAGTACCTCCCCGTGGGCCTGTTCGGCTACAGCAAACCGACCTCTTAG
- the pacs1a gene encoding phosphofurin acidic cluster sorting protein 1a isoform X1, whose product MTEKGGLPRSGAAPGPHLQPFKPVTMSSTRPVQMNLYATWEVDRSSPNCVPRIFSITLKKLVMLKELDRDLTSVVIAVKLQGSKRILRSNEILLSSAGLTETDLQLTFSLQYPHFLKRDANRLQIMLQRRKRYKNRTILGYKTLALGLINMAEVMQHPSEGARVLGLHTTVKDTALPVAEIRVYSLSSQPIDHEGPKTKLSDRSPDIDYSEEEEESDSSEQEGSDDPLQYPFDDEDEVRKKKPRHKLTTAASITRANQPNIKQKFVSLLKRFKVFDEVGFGLDHVSQEQIQDVEEDLDDLYDSLEMYNPSDSGPEMDDTDSIISTPKPKLRPFFEGLSQSSSQTEFGSLNSRCSHGRDTLSTMDCRLKRSSSGHLDDNSESDALELTELEVLADVTPCITLSVAERPRTPLKNQSISSPRLDGDRTPRQRRGTPMRERQLSKPLSERTNSSDSERSPDLNLTPQMPRKIVYDQLNQILLSDSALPESLILVNGTDWQGQYVSEALQAQSLAVVSTCSTSEIQAALSALLSRIQKFCNCNSTTPKPVKVVAVGGQSYLGAILRFFVSELASKTSDWLGHIRILVVPLGSHPVAKHLASLDNRYSSSFQDSGWRELFSRAESPHTGALSQPPTHTGALSQPPTHTGALSQPPTHTDVESVDVVGRISQYISGACVTHQLPIAEAMLTCKPNTHEEDSCQKFVPFVGMVKVGLVEPSPVFTGGDCEESLSVCLSVPSTSPPAHGSAGSPLKDAVTPPPSPSLSGLAVMGSPIMAHGMDAIGLQVDYWAATAPDKRKEGERREAGTKNTLKSAFRSLQVSRLPSSSSAELQHLANTMAMTVVTKEKNKKVPTIFLGKKPKERDIESRSQVIEGITRLICSSKQQQTSLRVSVDGLEWNDVKFFQLAAQWPTHVKYLPVGLFGYSKPTS is encoded by the exons ATGACGGAGAAAGGAGGGCTCCCGCGGAGTGGAGCGGCTCCAGGACCGCACCTGCAACCGTTCAAGCCTGTCACAATGTCTTCTACTCGGCCGGTGCAGATGAACCTATATGCCACCTGGGAAGTTGACCGGTCATCTCCTAATTGTGTACCCAG GATCTTCAGCATCACTTTGAAGAAGCTTGTGATGTTGAAAGAGCTGGATCGTGATCTCACATCAGTTGTCATTGCCGTCAAACTTCAg GGTTCAAAACGAATTCTGCGCTCCAATGAAATCCTTTTGTCCTCAGCTGGTTTGACTGAGACTGATCTGCAGTTGACTTTCTCCTTACAG TATCCTCACTTCCTCAAGAGAGATGCCAATAGACTCCAGATAATGTTGCAGCGGCGCAAGAGGTACAAGAACCGCACCATTCTGGGCTATAAGACCCTCGCTCTGGGCCTCATCAACATGGCAGAG GTGATGCAGCATCCCTCTGAGGGGGCTCGCGTTCTGGGCCTGCACACCACGGTGAAGGACACCGCTCTGCCCGTGGCGGAGATCCGGGTGTACTCCCTGTCCAGTCAACCTATCGATCACGAGGGTCCCAAAACCAAGCTATCAG ACCGCTCCCCAGACATCGACTactctgaggaagaggaggagagtgactCATCTGAACAGGAAGGCAGCGATGACCCGCTCCAG TACCCTtttgatgatgaggatgaggtgAGGAAGAAAAAGCCAAGACACAAACTGACCACAGCTGCATCAATCACGCGAGCAAAT CAGCCTAACATCAAGCAAAAGTTTGTGTCCTTGCTGAAAAGGTTCAAGGTGTTTGATGAG GTGGGCTTTGGCCTGGACCACGTGTCTCAGGAGCAGATCCAGGATGTGGAGGAGGACCTGGACGACCTTTACGACAGCCTGGAGATGTACAACCCCAGCGATAGCGGCCCAGAGATGGATGATACAGACAGCATCATCAGTACACCCAAGCCAAAGCTCAG ACCGTTCTTTGAGGGCTTGTCCCAGTCCAGCTCTCAGACTGAGTTTGGCAGCCTGAACAGCAGATGCAGCCATGGCAGGGACACCCTGAGCACA ATGGACTGTAGATTGAAGCGGTCCAGCAGCGGACACCTGGACGATAACTCCGAGTCAGATGCGCTG GAGCTTACAGAGCTGGAGGTTCTGGCTGATGTCACCCCCTGCATAACCCTGTCAGTAGCTGAAAGGCCACGGACTCCTCTGAAGAATCAGAGCATATCTTCTCCTAG ACTGGACGGGGACCGCACGCCCAGGCAGCGGCGTGGGACGCCCATGCGGGAGCGGCAGCTGTCCAAGCCCCTGAGTGAGCGCACCAACAGCTCCGACAGCGAGAGGTCGCCGGACCTCAACCTCACACCACAG ATGCCGAGGAAGATTGTGTACGACCAGCTGAATCAGATCCTGCTGTCAGACAGCGCCCTGCCAGAGAGCCTGATCCTGGTCAACGGCACTGACTGGCAGGGACAG TATGTGTCCGAGGCCCTGCAGGCCCAGAGTCTGGCGGTGGTGAGCACCTGCTCCACATCTGAGATCCAGGCTGCCCTCTCCGCGCTGCTCAGCCGTATTCAGAAGTT CTGTAATTGTAACTCCACCACGCCCAAGCCAGTGAAGGTGGTGGCAGTTGGTGGACAGAGCTATCTGGGGGCCATCCTCCGCTTCTTTGTCTCTGAGCTGGCCAGCAAAACGTCCGACTGGCTTGGTCACATCAGGATCCTGGTAGTTCCTCTGG GCTCTCACCCCGTGGCCAAGCACCTGGCCTCGCTGGATAATCGCTACAGCTCCTCCTTCCAGGACTCTGGCTGGCGGGAGCTGTTCAGCCGCGCAGAGTCCCCTCACACAG GTGCGCTCTCCCAACCACCTACTCACACAGGTGCGCTCTCCCAACCACCTACTCACACAGGTGCGCTCTCCCAACCACCTACTCAC ACAGATGTGGAGAGTGTGGATGTGGTGGGGAGGATCAGCCAGTACATCAGTGGCGCCTGCGTCACTCACCAGCTCCCCATCGCTGAGGCCATGCTCACCTGCAAGCCCAACAC ACATGAAGAGGATTCCTGCCAGAAGTTTGTGCCATTTGTTGGT ATGGTGAAGGTTGGGCTTGTTGAGCCGAGTCCAGTGTTTACAG gcgGAGACTGTGAGGAgagcctgtctgtgtgtctgtctgtgccctcCACCTCACCCCCGGCACACGGATCAGCCGGCTCCCCCTTGAAGGATGCTGTAACCCCAcccccttctccttctctcagcGGATTGGCTGTTATGGG GAGCCCGATCATGGCTCACGGGATGGACGCCATTGGCCTGCAGGTGGACTACTGGGCCGCTACGGCGCCAGACAAGCGCAAGGAGGGCGAGCGACGCGAGGCGGGCACCAAGAACACCCTGAAGAGCGCCTTCCGCTCGCTGCAGGTCAGCCGGCTGCCCAGCTCGTCCTCGGCCGAGCTCCAGCACCTGGCCAACACCATGGCCATGACGGTGGTCACCAAGGAGAAGAACAAGAAAG TCCCCACCATATTTCTTGGGAAGAAGCCAAAGGAGAGAGACATCGAGTCCAGGAGCCAAGTTATCGAAGGCATCACCAGACTTATATGCTCCTCCAAACAACAGCAGACCAGCCTGCGAG TGTCTGTAGATGGCCTGGAGTGGAACGACGTGAAGTTCTTCCAGCTGGCCGCCCAGTGGCCCACGCATGTGAAGTACCTCCCCGTGGGCCTGTTCGGCTACAGCAAACCGACCTCTTAG
- the pacs1a gene encoding phosphofurin acidic cluster sorting protein 1a isoform X3: MTEKGGLPRSGAAPGPHLQPFKPVTMSSTRPVQMNLYATWEVDRSSPNCVPRIFSITLKKLVMLKELDRDLTSVVIAVKLQGSKRILRSNEILLSSAGLTETDLQLTFSLQYPHFLKRDANRLQIMLQRRKRYKNRTILGYKTLALGLINMAEVMQHPSEGARVLGLHTTVKDTALPVAEIRVYSLSSQPIDHEGPKTKLSDRSPDIDYSEEEEESDSSEQEGSDDPLQYPFDDEDEVRKKKPRHKLTTAASITRANQPNIKQKFVSLLKRFKVFDEVGFGLDHVSQEQIQDVEEDLDDLYDSLEMYNPSDSGPEMDDTDSIISTPKPKLRPFFEGLSQSSSQTEFGSLNSRCSHGRDTLSTMDCRLKRSSSGHLDDNSESDALELTELEVLADVTPCITLSVAERPRTPLKNQSISSPRLDGDRTPRQRRGTPMRERQLSKPLSERTNSSDSERSPDLNLTPQMPRKIVYDQLNQILLSDSALPESLILVNGTDWQGQYVSEALQAQSLAVVSTCSTSEIQAALSALLSRIQKFCNCNSTTPKPVKVVAVGGQSYLGAILRFFVSELASKTSDWLGHIRILVVPLGSHPVAKHLASLDNRYSSSFQDSGWRELFSRAESPHTGALSQPPTHTDVESVDVVGRISQYISGACVTHQLPIAEAMLTCKPNTHEEDSCQKFVPFVGMVKVGLVEPSPVFTGGDCEESLSVCLSVPSTSPPAHGSAGSPLKDAVTPPPSPSLSGLAVMGSPIMAHGMDAIGLQVDYWAATAPDKRKEGERREAGTKNTLKSAFRSLQVSRLPSSSSAELQHLANTMAMTVVTKEKNKKVPTIFLGKKPKERDIESRSQVIEGITRLICSSKQQQTSLRVSVDGLEWNDVKFFQLAAQWPTHVKYLPVGLFGYSKPTS, from the exons ATGACGGAGAAAGGAGGGCTCCCGCGGAGTGGAGCGGCTCCAGGACCGCACCTGCAACCGTTCAAGCCTGTCACAATGTCTTCTACTCGGCCGGTGCAGATGAACCTATATGCCACCTGGGAAGTTGACCGGTCATCTCCTAATTGTGTACCCAG GATCTTCAGCATCACTTTGAAGAAGCTTGTGATGTTGAAAGAGCTGGATCGTGATCTCACATCAGTTGTCATTGCCGTCAAACTTCAg GGTTCAAAACGAATTCTGCGCTCCAATGAAATCCTTTTGTCCTCAGCTGGTTTGACTGAGACTGATCTGCAGTTGACTTTCTCCTTACAG TATCCTCACTTCCTCAAGAGAGATGCCAATAGACTCCAGATAATGTTGCAGCGGCGCAAGAGGTACAAGAACCGCACCATTCTGGGCTATAAGACCCTCGCTCTGGGCCTCATCAACATGGCAGAG GTGATGCAGCATCCCTCTGAGGGGGCTCGCGTTCTGGGCCTGCACACCACGGTGAAGGACACCGCTCTGCCCGTGGCGGAGATCCGGGTGTACTCCCTGTCCAGTCAACCTATCGATCACGAGGGTCCCAAAACCAAGCTATCAG ACCGCTCCCCAGACATCGACTactctgaggaagaggaggagagtgactCATCTGAACAGGAAGGCAGCGATGACCCGCTCCAG TACCCTtttgatgatgaggatgaggtgAGGAAGAAAAAGCCAAGACACAAACTGACCACAGCTGCATCAATCACGCGAGCAAAT CAGCCTAACATCAAGCAAAAGTTTGTGTCCTTGCTGAAAAGGTTCAAGGTGTTTGATGAG GTGGGCTTTGGCCTGGACCACGTGTCTCAGGAGCAGATCCAGGATGTGGAGGAGGACCTGGACGACCTTTACGACAGCCTGGAGATGTACAACCCCAGCGATAGCGGCCCAGAGATGGATGATACAGACAGCATCATCAGTACACCCAAGCCAAAGCTCAG ACCGTTCTTTGAGGGCTTGTCCCAGTCCAGCTCTCAGACTGAGTTTGGCAGCCTGAACAGCAGATGCAGCCATGGCAGGGACACCCTGAGCACA ATGGACTGTAGATTGAAGCGGTCCAGCAGCGGACACCTGGACGATAACTCCGAGTCAGATGCGCTG GAGCTTACAGAGCTGGAGGTTCTGGCTGATGTCACCCCCTGCATAACCCTGTCAGTAGCTGAAAGGCCACGGACTCCTCTGAAGAATCAGAGCATATCTTCTCCTAG ACTGGACGGGGACCGCACGCCCAGGCAGCGGCGTGGGACGCCCATGCGGGAGCGGCAGCTGTCCAAGCCCCTGAGTGAGCGCACCAACAGCTCCGACAGCGAGAGGTCGCCGGACCTCAACCTCACACCACAG ATGCCGAGGAAGATTGTGTACGACCAGCTGAATCAGATCCTGCTGTCAGACAGCGCCCTGCCAGAGAGCCTGATCCTGGTCAACGGCACTGACTGGCAGGGACAG TATGTGTCCGAGGCCCTGCAGGCCCAGAGTCTGGCGGTGGTGAGCACCTGCTCCACATCTGAGATCCAGGCTGCCCTCTCCGCGCTGCTCAGCCGTATTCAGAAGTT CTGTAATTGTAACTCCACCACGCCCAAGCCAGTGAAGGTGGTGGCAGTTGGTGGACAGAGCTATCTGGGGGCCATCCTCCGCTTCTTTGTCTCTGAGCTGGCCAGCAAAACGTCCGACTGGCTTGGTCACATCAGGATCCTGGTAGTTCCTCTGG GCTCTCACCCCGTGGCCAAGCACCTGGCCTCGCTGGATAATCGCTACAGCTCCTCCTTCCAGGACTCTGGCTGGCGGGAGCTGTTCAGCCGCGCAGAGTCCCCTCACACAG GTGCGCTCTCCCAACCACCTACTCACACAG ATGTGGAGAGTGTGGATGTGGTGGGGAGGATCAGCCAGTACATCAGTGGCGCCTGCGTCACTCACCAGCTCCCCATCGCTGAGGCCATGCTCACCTGCAAGCCCAACAC ACATGAAGAGGATTCCTGCCAGAAGTTTGTGCCATTTGTTGGT ATGGTGAAGGTTGGGCTTGTTGAGCCGAGTCCAGTGTTTACAG gcgGAGACTGTGAGGAgagcctgtctgtgtgtctgtctgtgccctcCACCTCACCCCCGGCACACGGATCAGCCGGCTCCCCCTTGAAGGATGCTGTAACCCCAcccccttctccttctctcagcGGATTGGCTGTTATGGG GAGCCCGATCATGGCTCACGGGATGGACGCCATTGGCCTGCAGGTGGACTACTGGGCCGCTACGGCGCCAGACAAGCGCAAGGAGGGCGAGCGACGCGAGGCGGGCACCAAGAACACCCTGAAGAGCGCCTTCCGCTCGCTGCAGGTCAGCCGGCTGCCCAGCTCGTCCTCGGCCGAGCTCCAGCACCTGGCCAACACCATGGCCATGACGGTGGTCACCAAGGAGAAGAACAAGAAAG TCCCCACCATATTTCTTGGGAAGAAGCCAAAGGAGAGAGACATCGAGTCCAGGAGCCAAGTTATCGAAGGCATCACCAGACTTATATGCTCCTCCAAACAACAGCAGACCAGCCTGCGAG TGTCTGTAGATGGCCTGGAGTGGAACGACGTGAAGTTCTTCCAGCTGGCCGCCCAGTGGCCCACGCATGTGAAGTACCTCCCCGTGGGCCTGTTCGGCTACAGCAAACCGACCTCTTAG
- the pacs1a gene encoding phosphofurin acidic cluster sorting protein 1a isoform X4, with the protein MTEKGGLPRSGAAPGPHLQPFKPVTMSSTRPVQMNLYATWEVDRSSPNCVPRIFSITLKKLVMLKELDRDLTSVVIAVKLQGSKRILRSNEILLSSAGLTETDLQLTFSLQYPHFLKRDANRLQIMLQRRKRYKNRTILGYKTLALGLINMAEVMQHPSEGARVLGLHTTVKDTALPVAEIRVYSLSSQPIDHEGPKTKLSDRSPDIDYSEEEEESDSSEQEGSDDPLQYPFDDEDEVRKKKPRHKLTTAASITRANQPNIKQKFVSLLKRFKVFDEVGFGLDHVSQEQIQDVEEDLDDLYDSLEMYNPSDSGPEMDDTDSIISTPKPKLRPFFEGLSQSSSQTEFGSLNSRCSHGRDTLSTMDCRLKRSSSGHLDDNSESDALELTELEVLADVTPCITLSVAERPRTPLKNQSISSPRLDGDRTPRQRRGTPMRERQLSKPLSERTNSSDSERSPDLNLTPQMPRKIVYDQLNQILLSDSALPESLILVNGTDWQGQYVSEALQAQSLAVVSTCSTSEIQAALSALLSRIQKFCNCNSTTPKPVKVVAVGGQSYLGAILRFFVSELASKTSDWLGHIRILVVPLGSHPVAKHLASLDNRYSSSFQDSGWRELFSRAESPHTGAPPHTDVESVDVVGRISQYISGACVTHQLPIAEAMLTCKPNTHEEDSCQKFVPFVGMVKVGLVEPSPVFTGGDCEESLSVCLSVPSTSPPAHGSAGSPLKDAVTPPPSPSLSGLAVMGSPIMAHGMDAIGLQVDYWAATAPDKRKEGERREAGTKNTLKSAFRSLQVSRLPSSSSAELQHLANTMAMTVVTKEKNKKVPTIFLGKKPKERDIESRSQVIEGITRLICSSKQQQTSLRVSVDGLEWNDVKFFQLAAQWPTHVKYLPVGLFGYSKPTS; encoded by the exons ATGACGGAGAAAGGAGGGCTCCCGCGGAGTGGAGCGGCTCCAGGACCGCACCTGCAACCGTTCAAGCCTGTCACAATGTCTTCTACTCGGCCGGTGCAGATGAACCTATATGCCACCTGGGAAGTTGACCGGTCATCTCCTAATTGTGTACCCAG GATCTTCAGCATCACTTTGAAGAAGCTTGTGATGTTGAAAGAGCTGGATCGTGATCTCACATCAGTTGTCATTGCCGTCAAACTTCAg GGTTCAAAACGAATTCTGCGCTCCAATGAAATCCTTTTGTCCTCAGCTGGTTTGACTGAGACTGATCTGCAGTTGACTTTCTCCTTACAG TATCCTCACTTCCTCAAGAGAGATGCCAATAGACTCCAGATAATGTTGCAGCGGCGCAAGAGGTACAAGAACCGCACCATTCTGGGCTATAAGACCCTCGCTCTGGGCCTCATCAACATGGCAGAG GTGATGCAGCATCCCTCTGAGGGGGCTCGCGTTCTGGGCCTGCACACCACGGTGAAGGACACCGCTCTGCCCGTGGCGGAGATCCGGGTGTACTCCCTGTCCAGTCAACCTATCGATCACGAGGGTCCCAAAACCAAGCTATCAG ACCGCTCCCCAGACATCGACTactctgaggaagaggaggagagtgactCATCTGAACAGGAAGGCAGCGATGACCCGCTCCAG TACCCTtttgatgatgaggatgaggtgAGGAAGAAAAAGCCAAGACACAAACTGACCACAGCTGCATCAATCACGCGAGCAAAT CAGCCTAACATCAAGCAAAAGTTTGTGTCCTTGCTGAAAAGGTTCAAGGTGTTTGATGAG GTGGGCTTTGGCCTGGACCACGTGTCTCAGGAGCAGATCCAGGATGTGGAGGAGGACCTGGACGACCTTTACGACAGCCTGGAGATGTACAACCCCAGCGATAGCGGCCCAGAGATGGATGATACAGACAGCATCATCAGTACACCCAAGCCAAAGCTCAG ACCGTTCTTTGAGGGCTTGTCCCAGTCCAGCTCTCAGACTGAGTTTGGCAGCCTGAACAGCAGATGCAGCCATGGCAGGGACACCCTGAGCACA ATGGACTGTAGATTGAAGCGGTCCAGCAGCGGACACCTGGACGATAACTCCGAGTCAGATGCGCTG GAGCTTACAGAGCTGGAGGTTCTGGCTGATGTCACCCCCTGCATAACCCTGTCAGTAGCTGAAAGGCCACGGACTCCTCTGAAGAATCAGAGCATATCTTCTCCTAG ACTGGACGGGGACCGCACGCCCAGGCAGCGGCGTGGGACGCCCATGCGGGAGCGGCAGCTGTCCAAGCCCCTGAGTGAGCGCACCAACAGCTCCGACAGCGAGAGGTCGCCGGACCTCAACCTCACACCACAG ATGCCGAGGAAGATTGTGTACGACCAGCTGAATCAGATCCTGCTGTCAGACAGCGCCCTGCCAGAGAGCCTGATCCTGGTCAACGGCACTGACTGGCAGGGACAG TATGTGTCCGAGGCCCTGCAGGCCCAGAGTCTGGCGGTGGTGAGCACCTGCTCCACATCTGAGATCCAGGCTGCCCTCTCCGCGCTGCTCAGCCGTATTCAGAAGTT CTGTAATTGTAACTCCACCACGCCCAAGCCAGTGAAGGTGGTGGCAGTTGGTGGACAGAGCTATCTGGGGGCCATCCTCCGCTTCTTTGTCTCTGAGCTGGCCAGCAAAACGTCCGACTGGCTTGGTCACATCAGGATCCTGGTAGTTCCTCTGG GCTCTCACCCCGTGGCCAAGCACCTGGCCTCGCTGGATAATCGCTACAGCTCCTCCTTCCAGGACTCTGGCTGGCGGGAGCTGTTCAGCCGCGCAGAGTCCCCTCACACAGGTGCGCCCCCTCACACAG ATGTGGAGAGTGTGGATGTGGTGGGGAGGATCAGCCAGTACATCAGTGGCGCCTGCGTCACTCACCAGCTCCCCATCGCTGAGGCCATGCTCACCTGCAAGCCCAACAC ACATGAAGAGGATTCCTGCCAGAAGTTTGTGCCATTTGTTGGT ATGGTGAAGGTTGGGCTTGTTGAGCCGAGTCCAGTGTTTACAG gcgGAGACTGTGAGGAgagcctgtctgtgtgtctgtctgtgccctcCACCTCACCCCCGGCACACGGATCAGCCGGCTCCCCCTTGAAGGATGCTGTAACCCCAcccccttctccttctctcagcGGATTGGCTGTTATGGG GAGCCCGATCATGGCTCACGGGATGGACGCCATTGGCCTGCAGGTGGACTACTGGGCCGCTACGGCGCCAGACAAGCGCAAGGAGGGCGAGCGACGCGAGGCGGGCACCAAGAACACCCTGAAGAGCGCCTTCCGCTCGCTGCAGGTCAGCCGGCTGCCCAGCTCGTCCTCGGCCGAGCTCCAGCACCTGGCCAACACCATGGCCATGACGGTGGTCACCAAGGAGAAGAACAAGAAAG TCCCCACCATATTTCTTGGGAAGAAGCCAAAGGAGAGAGACATCGAGTCCAGGAGCCAAGTTATCGAAGGCATCACCAGACTTATATGCTCCTCCAAACAACAGCAGACCAGCCTGCGAG TGTCTGTAGATGGCCTGGAGTGGAACGACGTGAAGTTCTTCCAGCTGGCCGCCCAGTGGCCCACGCATGTGAAGTACCTCCCCGTGGGCCTGTTCGGCTACAGCAAACCGACCTCTTAG